A genomic segment from Sciurus carolinensis chromosome 1, mSciCar1.2, whole genome shotgun sequence encodes:
- the Ampd2 gene encoding AMP deaminase 2 isoform X2: MASYSSGPSKPKAKYPFKKRASLQSATAVPEARGGLGAPPLQSARSLPGPAPCLKHFPLDLRTSMDGKCKEIAEELFSRSLAESELRSAPYEFPEESPIEQLEERRQRLERQISQDVKLEPDILLRAKQDFLKTDSDSDLQLYKEQGEGQGDRGLRERDVVLEREFQRVTISGEEKCGVPFTDLLDAAKSVVRALFIREKYMALSLQSFCPTTRRYLQQLAEKPLETRTYEQGPDTPVSADAPVHPPALEQHPYEHCEPSTMPGDLGLGLRMVRGVVHVYTRRDPDEHCSEVELPYPDLQEFVADVNVLMALIINGPIKSFCYRRLQYLSSKFQMHVLLNEMKELAAQKKVPHRDFYNIRKVDTHIHASSCMNQKHLLRFIKRAMKRHLEEIVHVEQGREQTLREVFESMNLTAYDLSVDTLDVHADRNTFHRFDKFNAKYNPIGESVLREIFIKTDNRVSGKYFAHIIKEVMSDLEESKYQNAELRLSIYGRSRDEWDKLARWAVTHRVHSPNVRWLVQVPRLFDVYRTKGQLANFQEMLENIFLPLFEATVHPASHPELHLFLEHVDGFDSVDDESKPENHVFNLESPLPEAWVEEDNPPYAYYLYYTFANMAMLNHLRRQRGFHTFVLRPHCGEAGPIHHLVSAFMLAENISHGLLLRKAPVLQYLYYLAQIGIAMSPLSNNSLFLSYHRNPLPEYLSRGLMVSLSTDDPLQFHFTKEPLMEEYSIATQVWKLSSCDMCELARNSVLMSGFSHKVKSHWLGPNYTKEGPEGNDIRRTNVPDIRVGYRHETLCQELALITQAVQSEMLETIPEEAGVATSPGPQ, encoded by the exons ATGGCATCGTATTCATCTGGCCCCAGCAAGCCCAAGGCCAAATATCCCTTTAAGAAGCGGGCCAGCCTGCAGTCGGCCACTGCAGTTCCAG AGGCTCGGGGTGGTCTGGGGGCCCCTCCGCTGCAGTCTGCCCGATCCCTGCCGGGCCCCGCCCCCTGCCTCAAGCACTTCCCGCTCGACCTGCGCACGTCTATGGATGGCAAATGCAAGGAGATTGCCGAG GAGCTGTTTAGCCGCTCACTGGCTGAGAGTGAACTCCGAAGTGCCCCGTATGAGTTCCCCGAGGAGAGCCCCATTGAGCAGCTGGAGGAGCGGCGGCAGCGGCTGGAGCGGCAGATCAGCCAGGATGTCAA GCTGGAGCCAGACATCCTGCTTCGGGCCAAGCAAGATTTCCTGAAGACGGACAGTGACTCAGACCTACA ACTTTATAAGGAGCAGGGCGAGGGCCAGGGTGACCGGGGCCTGCGGGAGCGTGATGTGGTGCTGGAGAGGGAATTTCAACGGGTCACCATCTCCGGGGAGGAGAAGTGTGGA GTGCCATTCACAGACCTACTGGATGCAGCCAAGAGTGTGGTGCGGGCACTCTTCATCCGGGAGAAGTACATGGCCCTGTCACTGCAGAGCTTCTGCCCCACCACCCGCCGCTACTTGCAGCAGCTGGCTGAGAAGCCCTTGGAGACGCGGACCTATGAGCAGGGCCCCGACACCCCTGTGTCTGCTG ATGCCCCAGTGCACCCTCCTGCTCTGGAACAGCACCCATATGAGCACTGTGAGCCAAGCACCATGCCTGGGGACCTGGGCTTGGGTCTGCGCATGGTGCGTGGTGTGGTGCACGTCTACACTCGCAGGGATCCTGATGAGCA TTGCTCTGAGGTGGAGCTGCCATACCCAGACCTACAGGAATTTGTGGCTGACGTCAATGTGCTGATGGCTCTGATTATCAATGGCCCCAT AAAGTCATTCTGCTACCGTCGGCTGCAGTACCTGAGCTCCAAGTTTCAGATGCATGTGCTGCTCAACGAGATGAAGGAACTGgctgctcagaagaaagtgcCACACCGAGACTTCTACAACATCCGCAAG GTGGACACACACATCCATGCCTCGTCCTGCATGAACCAGAAACATCTGTTGCGCTTCATCAAGCGGGCAATGAAGCGGCACCTGGAGGAGATTGTGCATGTGGAGCAGGGCCGTGAGCAGACTCTGCGGGAAGTCTTCGAGAGCATGAATCTAACTGCCTATGACCTGAGTGTGGACACACTTGATGTGCACGCG GATAGGAATACCTTCCACCGCTTTGACAAGTTCAATGCCAAATACAACCCTATTGGGGAGTCTGTTCTCCGAGAGATCTTCATCAAGACCGACAACAGGGTTTCTGGGAAGTACTTTGCTCACATCATCAAG GAGGTGATGTCCGACCTGGAGGAGAGCAAGTACCAGAACGCAGAACTTCGGCTATCCATCTACGGGCGCTCCAGGGACGAGTGGGACAAGTTGGCACGCTGGGCTGTGACACACCGAGTGCATTCTCCTAATGTGCGCTGGCTGGTGCAAGTGCCCCGCCTCTT TGATGTGTACCGCACCAAGGGCCAGCTGGCCAACTTCCAGGAGATGCTGGAGAACATCTTCCTGCCATTGTTCGAGGCTACTGTGCACCCTGCCAGCCACCCAGAGCTGCACCTTTTTCTGGAGCAT GTGGATGGTTTTGACAGTGTGGATGATGAATCCAAGCCTGAGAACCATGTCTTCAACCTGGAGAGCCCCCTCCCCGAGGCTTGGGTGGAGGAAGACAATCCACCCTATGCGTACTACCTGTACTACACCTTCGCCAATATGGCCATGTTGAACCACCTGCGCAG GCAGAGGGGTTTCCACACATTTGTGCTGAGGCCACACTGTGGGGAGGCTGGACCCATCCACCACCTGGTATCAGCCTTCATGCTGGCGGAAAACATCTCCCATGGGCTGCTTCTGCGCAAG GCCCCAGTCCTGCAGTACCTGTATTACTTGGCGCAGATTGGCATTGCCATGTCTCCGCTCAGCAACAATAGCCTCTTCCTCAGCTACCACCGGAACCCACTACCTGAGTACCTGTCTCGTGGCCTCATGGTCTCACTTTCTACTGATGATCCCCTACAATTTCACTTCACCAAG GAGCCGCTGATGGAGGAATACAGCATTGCCACTCAGGTGTGGAAGCTCAGCTCCTGTGACATGTGTGAGCTGGCTCGCAACAGTGTGCTCATGAGTGGATTCTCACACAAG GTAAAGAGCCACTGGCTGGGACCCAACTATACCAAGGAGGGCCCTGAAGGCAATGACATCCGCCGCACCAATGTCCCAGATATCCGCGTGGGCTACCGCCATGAGACCCTGTGCCAGGAGCTGGCGCTTATCACACAGGCCGTCCAGAGTGAGATGCTGGAGACCATCCCAGAGGAGGCAGGTGTTGCCACAAGCCCAGGACCTCAGTGA
- the Ampd2 gene encoding AMP deaminase 2 isoform X5 — protein MDGKCKEIAEELFSRSLAESELRSAPYEFPEESPIEQLEERRQRLERQISQDVKLEPDILLRAKQDFLKTDSDSDLQLYKEQGEGQGDRGLRERDVVLEREFQRVTISGEEKCGVPFTDLLDAAKSVVRALFIREKYMALSLQSFCPTTRRYLQQLAEKPLETRTYEQGPDTPVSADAPVHPPALEQHPYEHCEPSTMPGDLGLGLRMVRGVVHVYTRRDPDEHCSEVELPYPDLQEFVADVNVLMALIINGPIKSFCYRRLQYLSSKFQMHVLLNEMKELAAQKKVPHRDFYNIRKVDTHIHASSCMNQKHLLRFIKRAMKRHLEEIVHVEQGREQTLREVFESMNLTAYDLSVDTLDVHADRNTFHRFDKFNAKYNPIGESVLREIFIKTDNRVSGKYFAHIIKEVMSDLEESKYQNAELRLSIYGRSRDEWDKLARWAVTHRVHSPNVRWLVQVPRLFDVYRTKGQLANFQEMLENIFLPLFEATVHPASHPELHLFLEHVDGFDSVDDESKPENHVFNLESPLPEAWVEEDNPPYAYYLYYTFANMAMLNHLRRQRGFHTFVLRPHCGEAGPIHHLVSAFMLAENISHGLLLRKAPVLQYLYYLAQIGIAMSPLSNNSLFLSYHRNPLPEYLSRGLMVSLSTDDPLQFHFTKEPLMEEYSIATQVWKLSSCDMCELARNSVLMSGFSHKVKSHWLGPNYTKEGPEGNDIRRTNVPDIRVGYRHETLCQELALITQAVQSEMLETIPEEAGVATSPGPQ, from the exons ATGGATGGCAAATGCAAGGAGATTGCCGAG GAGCTGTTTAGCCGCTCACTGGCTGAGAGTGAACTCCGAAGTGCCCCGTATGAGTTCCCCGAGGAGAGCCCCATTGAGCAGCTGGAGGAGCGGCGGCAGCGGCTGGAGCGGCAGATCAGCCAGGATGTCAA GCTGGAGCCAGACATCCTGCTTCGGGCCAAGCAAGATTTCCTGAAGACGGACAGTGACTCAGACCTACA ACTTTATAAGGAGCAGGGCGAGGGCCAGGGTGACCGGGGCCTGCGGGAGCGTGATGTGGTGCTGGAGAGGGAATTTCAACGGGTCACCATCTCCGGGGAGGAGAAGTGTGGA GTGCCATTCACAGACCTACTGGATGCAGCCAAGAGTGTGGTGCGGGCACTCTTCATCCGGGAGAAGTACATGGCCCTGTCACTGCAGAGCTTCTGCCCCACCACCCGCCGCTACTTGCAGCAGCTGGCTGAGAAGCCCTTGGAGACGCGGACCTATGAGCAGGGCCCCGACACCCCTGTGTCTGCTG ATGCCCCAGTGCACCCTCCTGCTCTGGAACAGCACCCATATGAGCACTGTGAGCCAAGCACCATGCCTGGGGACCTGGGCTTGGGTCTGCGCATGGTGCGTGGTGTGGTGCACGTCTACACTCGCAGGGATCCTGATGAGCA TTGCTCTGAGGTGGAGCTGCCATACCCAGACCTACAGGAATTTGTGGCTGACGTCAATGTGCTGATGGCTCTGATTATCAATGGCCCCAT AAAGTCATTCTGCTACCGTCGGCTGCAGTACCTGAGCTCCAAGTTTCAGATGCATGTGCTGCTCAACGAGATGAAGGAACTGgctgctcagaagaaagtgcCACACCGAGACTTCTACAACATCCGCAAG GTGGACACACACATCCATGCCTCGTCCTGCATGAACCAGAAACATCTGTTGCGCTTCATCAAGCGGGCAATGAAGCGGCACCTGGAGGAGATTGTGCATGTGGAGCAGGGCCGTGAGCAGACTCTGCGGGAAGTCTTCGAGAGCATGAATCTAACTGCCTATGACCTGAGTGTGGACACACTTGATGTGCACGCG GATAGGAATACCTTCCACCGCTTTGACAAGTTCAATGCCAAATACAACCCTATTGGGGAGTCTGTTCTCCGAGAGATCTTCATCAAGACCGACAACAGGGTTTCTGGGAAGTACTTTGCTCACATCATCAAG GAGGTGATGTCCGACCTGGAGGAGAGCAAGTACCAGAACGCAGAACTTCGGCTATCCATCTACGGGCGCTCCAGGGACGAGTGGGACAAGTTGGCACGCTGGGCTGTGACACACCGAGTGCATTCTCCTAATGTGCGCTGGCTGGTGCAAGTGCCCCGCCTCTT TGATGTGTACCGCACCAAGGGCCAGCTGGCCAACTTCCAGGAGATGCTGGAGAACATCTTCCTGCCATTGTTCGAGGCTACTGTGCACCCTGCCAGCCACCCAGAGCTGCACCTTTTTCTGGAGCAT GTGGATGGTTTTGACAGTGTGGATGATGAATCCAAGCCTGAGAACCATGTCTTCAACCTGGAGAGCCCCCTCCCCGAGGCTTGGGTGGAGGAAGACAATCCACCCTATGCGTACTACCTGTACTACACCTTCGCCAATATGGCCATGTTGAACCACCTGCGCAG GCAGAGGGGTTTCCACACATTTGTGCTGAGGCCACACTGTGGGGAGGCTGGACCCATCCACCACCTGGTATCAGCCTTCATGCTGGCGGAAAACATCTCCCATGGGCTGCTTCTGCGCAAG GCCCCAGTCCTGCAGTACCTGTATTACTTGGCGCAGATTGGCATTGCCATGTCTCCGCTCAGCAACAATAGCCTCTTCCTCAGCTACCACCGGAACCCACTACCTGAGTACCTGTCTCGTGGCCTCATGGTCTCACTTTCTACTGATGATCCCCTACAATTTCACTTCACCAAG GAGCCGCTGATGGAGGAATACAGCATTGCCACTCAGGTGTGGAAGCTCAGCTCCTGTGACATGTGTGAGCTGGCTCGCAACAGTGTGCTCATGAGTGGATTCTCACACAAG GTAAAGAGCCACTGGCTGGGACCCAACTATACCAAGGAGGGCCCTGAAGGCAATGACATCCGCCGCACCAATGTCCCAGATATCCGCGTGGGCTACCGCCATGAGACCCTGTGCCAGGAGCTGGCGCTTATCACACAGGCCGTCCAGAGTGAGATGCTGGAGACCATCCCAGAGGAGGCAGGTGTTGCCACAAGCCCAGGACCTCAGTGA
- the Ampd2 gene encoding AMP deaminase 2 isoform X4, with the protein MTSEARGGLGAPPLQSARSLPGPAPCLKHFPLDLRTSMDGKCKEIAEELFSRSLAESELRSAPYEFPEESPIEQLEERRQRLERQISQDVKLEPDILLRAKQDFLKTDSDSDLQLYKEQGEGQGDRGLRERDVVLEREFQRVTISGEEKCGVPFTDLLDAAKSVVRALFIREKYMALSLQSFCPTTRRYLQQLAEKPLETRTYEQGPDTPVSADAPVHPPALEQHPYEHCEPSTMPGDLGLGLRMVRGVVHVYTRRDPDEHCSEVELPYPDLQEFVADVNVLMALIINGPIKSFCYRRLQYLSSKFQMHVLLNEMKELAAQKKVPHRDFYNIRKVDTHIHASSCMNQKHLLRFIKRAMKRHLEEIVHVEQGREQTLREVFESMNLTAYDLSVDTLDVHADRNTFHRFDKFNAKYNPIGESVLREIFIKTDNRVSGKYFAHIIKEVMSDLEESKYQNAELRLSIYGRSRDEWDKLARWAVTHRVHSPNVRWLVQVPRLFDVYRTKGQLANFQEMLENIFLPLFEATVHPASHPELHLFLEHVDGFDSVDDESKPENHVFNLESPLPEAWVEEDNPPYAYYLYYTFANMAMLNHLRRQRGFHTFVLRPHCGEAGPIHHLVSAFMLAENISHGLLLRKAPVLQYLYYLAQIGIAMSPLSNNSLFLSYHRNPLPEYLSRGLMVSLSTDDPLQFHFTKEPLMEEYSIATQVWKLSSCDMCELARNSVLMSGFSHKVKSHWLGPNYTKEGPEGNDIRRTNVPDIRVGYRHETLCQELALITQAVQSEMLETIPEEAGVATSPGPQ; encoded by the exons ATGACCTCAG AGGCTCGGGGTGGTCTGGGGGCCCCTCCGCTGCAGTCTGCCCGATCCCTGCCGGGCCCCGCCCCCTGCCTCAAGCACTTCCCGCTCGACCTGCGCACGTCTATGGATGGCAAATGCAAGGAGATTGCCGAG GAGCTGTTTAGCCGCTCACTGGCTGAGAGTGAACTCCGAAGTGCCCCGTATGAGTTCCCCGAGGAGAGCCCCATTGAGCAGCTGGAGGAGCGGCGGCAGCGGCTGGAGCGGCAGATCAGCCAGGATGTCAA GCTGGAGCCAGACATCCTGCTTCGGGCCAAGCAAGATTTCCTGAAGACGGACAGTGACTCAGACCTACA ACTTTATAAGGAGCAGGGCGAGGGCCAGGGTGACCGGGGCCTGCGGGAGCGTGATGTGGTGCTGGAGAGGGAATTTCAACGGGTCACCATCTCCGGGGAGGAGAAGTGTGGA GTGCCATTCACAGACCTACTGGATGCAGCCAAGAGTGTGGTGCGGGCACTCTTCATCCGGGAGAAGTACATGGCCCTGTCACTGCAGAGCTTCTGCCCCACCACCCGCCGCTACTTGCAGCAGCTGGCTGAGAAGCCCTTGGAGACGCGGACCTATGAGCAGGGCCCCGACACCCCTGTGTCTGCTG ATGCCCCAGTGCACCCTCCTGCTCTGGAACAGCACCCATATGAGCACTGTGAGCCAAGCACCATGCCTGGGGACCTGGGCTTGGGTCTGCGCATGGTGCGTGGTGTGGTGCACGTCTACACTCGCAGGGATCCTGATGAGCA TTGCTCTGAGGTGGAGCTGCCATACCCAGACCTACAGGAATTTGTGGCTGACGTCAATGTGCTGATGGCTCTGATTATCAATGGCCCCAT AAAGTCATTCTGCTACCGTCGGCTGCAGTACCTGAGCTCCAAGTTTCAGATGCATGTGCTGCTCAACGAGATGAAGGAACTGgctgctcagaagaaagtgcCACACCGAGACTTCTACAACATCCGCAAG GTGGACACACACATCCATGCCTCGTCCTGCATGAACCAGAAACATCTGTTGCGCTTCATCAAGCGGGCAATGAAGCGGCACCTGGAGGAGATTGTGCATGTGGAGCAGGGCCGTGAGCAGACTCTGCGGGAAGTCTTCGAGAGCATGAATCTAACTGCCTATGACCTGAGTGTGGACACACTTGATGTGCACGCG GATAGGAATACCTTCCACCGCTTTGACAAGTTCAATGCCAAATACAACCCTATTGGGGAGTCTGTTCTCCGAGAGATCTTCATCAAGACCGACAACAGGGTTTCTGGGAAGTACTTTGCTCACATCATCAAG GAGGTGATGTCCGACCTGGAGGAGAGCAAGTACCAGAACGCAGAACTTCGGCTATCCATCTACGGGCGCTCCAGGGACGAGTGGGACAAGTTGGCACGCTGGGCTGTGACACACCGAGTGCATTCTCCTAATGTGCGCTGGCTGGTGCAAGTGCCCCGCCTCTT TGATGTGTACCGCACCAAGGGCCAGCTGGCCAACTTCCAGGAGATGCTGGAGAACATCTTCCTGCCATTGTTCGAGGCTACTGTGCACCCTGCCAGCCACCCAGAGCTGCACCTTTTTCTGGAGCAT GTGGATGGTTTTGACAGTGTGGATGATGAATCCAAGCCTGAGAACCATGTCTTCAACCTGGAGAGCCCCCTCCCCGAGGCTTGGGTGGAGGAAGACAATCCACCCTATGCGTACTACCTGTACTACACCTTCGCCAATATGGCCATGTTGAACCACCTGCGCAG GCAGAGGGGTTTCCACACATTTGTGCTGAGGCCACACTGTGGGGAGGCTGGACCCATCCACCACCTGGTATCAGCCTTCATGCTGGCGGAAAACATCTCCCATGGGCTGCTTCTGCGCAAG GCCCCAGTCCTGCAGTACCTGTATTACTTGGCGCAGATTGGCATTGCCATGTCTCCGCTCAGCAACAATAGCCTCTTCCTCAGCTACCACCGGAACCCACTACCTGAGTACCTGTCTCGTGGCCTCATGGTCTCACTTTCTACTGATGATCCCCTACAATTTCACTTCACCAAG GAGCCGCTGATGGAGGAATACAGCATTGCCACTCAGGTGTGGAAGCTCAGCTCCTGTGACATGTGTGAGCTGGCTCGCAACAGTGTGCTCATGAGTGGATTCTCACACAAG GTAAAGAGCCACTGGCTGGGACCCAACTATACCAAGGAGGGCCCTGAAGGCAATGACATCCGCCGCACCAATGTCCCAGATATCCGCGTGGGCTACCGCCATGAGACCCTGTGCCAGGAGCTGGCGCTTATCACACAGGCCGTCCAGAGTGAGATGCTGGAGACCATCCCAGAGGAGGCAGGTGTTGCCACAAGCCCAGGACCTCAGTGA
- the Ampd2 gene encoding AMP deaminase 2 isoform X1 translates to MTSAMASYSSGPSKPKAKYPFKKRASLQSATAVPEARGGLGAPPLQSARSLPGPAPCLKHFPLDLRTSMDGKCKEIAEELFSRSLAESELRSAPYEFPEESPIEQLEERRQRLERQISQDVKLEPDILLRAKQDFLKTDSDSDLQLYKEQGEGQGDRGLRERDVVLEREFQRVTISGEEKCGVPFTDLLDAAKSVVRALFIREKYMALSLQSFCPTTRRYLQQLAEKPLETRTYEQGPDTPVSADAPVHPPALEQHPYEHCEPSTMPGDLGLGLRMVRGVVHVYTRRDPDEHCSEVELPYPDLQEFVADVNVLMALIINGPIKSFCYRRLQYLSSKFQMHVLLNEMKELAAQKKVPHRDFYNIRKVDTHIHASSCMNQKHLLRFIKRAMKRHLEEIVHVEQGREQTLREVFESMNLTAYDLSVDTLDVHADRNTFHRFDKFNAKYNPIGESVLREIFIKTDNRVSGKYFAHIIKEVMSDLEESKYQNAELRLSIYGRSRDEWDKLARWAVTHRVHSPNVRWLVQVPRLFDVYRTKGQLANFQEMLENIFLPLFEATVHPASHPELHLFLEHVDGFDSVDDESKPENHVFNLESPLPEAWVEEDNPPYAYYLYYTFANMAMLNHLRRQRGFHTFVLRPHCGEAGPIHHLVSAFMLAENISHGLLLRKAPVLQYLYYLAQIGIAMSPLSNNSLFLSYHRNPLPEYLSRGLMVSLSTDDPLQFHFTKEPLMEEYSIATQVWKLSSCDMCELARNSVLMSGFSHKVKSHWLGPNYTKEGPEGNDIRRTNVPDIRVGYRHETLCQELALITQAVQSEMLETIPEEAGVATSPGPQ, encoded by the exons ATGACCTCAG CCATGGCATCGTATTCATCTGGCCCCAGCAAGCCCAAGGCCAAATATCCCTTTAAGAAGCGGGCCAGCCTGCAGTCGGCCACTGCAGTTCCAG AGGCTCGGGGTGGTCTGGGGGCCCCTCCGCTGCAGTCTGCCCGATCCCTGCCGGGCCCCGCCCCCTGCCTCAAGCACTTCCCGCTCGACCTGCGCACGTCTATGGATGGCAAATGCAAGGAGATTGCCGAG GAGCTGTTTAGCCGCTCACTGGCTGAGAGTGAACTCCGAAGTGCCCCGTATGAGTTCCCCGAGGAGAGCCCCATTGAGCAGCTGGAGGAGCGGCGGCAGCGGCTGGAGCGGCAGATCAGCCAGGATGTCAA GCTGGAGCCAGACATCCTGCTTCGGGCCAAGCAAGATTTCCTGAAGACGGACAGTGACTCAGACCTACA ACTTTATAAGGAGCAGGGCGAGGGCCAGGGTGACCGGGGCCTGCGGGAGCGTGATGTGGTGCTGGAGAGGGAATTTCAACGGGTCACCATCTCCGGGGAGGAGAAGTGTGGA GTGCCATTCACAGACCTACTGGATGCAGCCAAGAGTGTGGTGCGGGCACTCTTCATCCGGGAGAAGTACATGGCCCTGTCACTGCAGAGCTTCTGCCCCACCACCCGCCGCTACTTGCAGCAGCTGGCTGAGAAGCCCTTGGAGACGCGGACCTATGAGCAGGGCCCCGACACCCCTGTGTCTGCTG ATGCCCCAGTGCACCCTCCTGCTCTGGAACAGCACCCATATGAGCACTGTGAGCCAAGCACCATGCCTGGGGACCTGGGCTTGGGTCTGCGCATGGTGCGTGGTGTGGTGCACGTCTACACTCGCAGGGATCCTGATGAGCA TTGCTCTGAGGTGGAGCTGCCATACCCAGACCTACAGGAATTTGTGGCTGACGTCAATGTGCTGATGGCTCTGATTATCAATGGCCCCAT AAAGTCATTCTGCTACCGTCGGCTGCAGTACCTGAGCTCCAAGTTTCAGATGCATGTGCTGCTCAACGAGATGAAGGAACTGgctgctcagaagaaagtgcCACACCGAGACTTCTACAACATCCGCAAG GTGGACACACACATCCATGCCTCGTCCTGCATGAACCAGAAACATCTGTTGCGCTTCATCAAGCGGGCAATGAAGCGGCACCTGGAGGAGATTGTGCATGTGGAGCAGGGCCGTGAGCAGACTCTGCGGGAAGTCTTCGAGAGCATGAATCTAACTGCCTATGACCTGAGTGTGGACACACTTGATGTGCACGCG GATAGGAATACCTTCCACCGCTTTGACAAGTTCAATGCCAAATACAACCCTATTGGGGAGTCTGTTCTCCGAGAGATCTTCATCAAGACCGACAACAGGGTTTCTGGGAAGTACTTTGCTCACATCATCAAG GAGGTGATGTCCGACCTGGAGGAGAGCAAGTACCAGAACGCAGAACTTCGGCTATCCATCTACGGGCGCTCCAGGGACGAGTGGGACAAGTTGGCACGCTGGGCTGTGACACACCGAGTGCATTCTCCTAATGTGCGCTGGCTGGTGCAAGTGCCCCGCCTCTT TGATGTGTACCGCACCAAGGGCCAGCTGGCCAACTTCCAGGAGATGCTGGAGAACATCTTCCTGCCATTGTTCGAGGCTACTGTGCACCCTGCCAGCCACCCAGAGCTGCACCTTTTTCTGGAGCAT GTGGATGGTTTTGACAGTGTGGATGATGAATCCAAGCCTGAGAACCATGTCTTCAACCTGGAGAGCCCCCTCCCCGAGGCTTGGGTGGAGGAAGACAATCCACCCTATGCGTACTACCTGTACTACACCTTCGCCAATATGGCCATGTTGAACCACCTGCGCAG GCAGAGGGGTTTCCACACATTTGTGCTGAGGCCACACTGTGGGGAGGCTGGACCCATCCACCACCTGGTATCAGCCTTCATGCTGGCGGAAAACATCTCCCATGGGCTGCTTCTGCGCAAG GCCCCAGTCCTGCAGTACCTGTATTACTTGGCGCAGATTGGCATTGCCATGTCTCCGCTCAGCAACAATAGCCTCTTCCTCAGCTACCACCGGAACCCACTACCTGAGTACCTGTCTCGTGGCCTCATGGTCTCACTTTCTACTGATGATCCCCTACAATTTCACTTCACCAAG GAGCCGCTGATGGAGGAATACAGCATTGCCACTCAGGTGTGGAAGCTCAGCTCCTGTGACATGTGTGAGCTGGCTCGCAACAGTGTGCTCATGAGTGGATTCTCACACAAG GTAAAGAGCCACTGGCTGGGACCCAACTATACCAAGGAGGGCCCTGAAGGCAATGACATCCGCCGCACCAATGTCCCAGATATCCGCGTGGGCTACCGCCATGAGACCCTGTGCCAGGAGCTGGCGCTTATCACACAGGCCGTCCAGAGTGAGATGCTGGAGACCATCCCAGAGGAGGCAGGTGTTGCCACAAGCCCAGGACCTCAGTGA